The segment CCGAACTACAGGCACGCCTGCGCGACGAGCCATCATTATTAACAGCCGCCATTGACGAAATCCTGCGACTCGACGCGCCGTTGATGTCTAACAGACGCATCACCACCTGCCCAGTGGAAATTGGCGGGCGGCACTTGGCGGCCGGAGAGCGTCTGACTATTCTGTGGGGGTCGGCTAACCGTGACGAGGCTGTGTTTAGCAATCCCGACAAGGTGAATCTGGATCGCGATCCCAAGGACAACCTGCTTTACGGTGCTGGCATTCATGTTTGCCCCGGCGCTCCGCTTGCACGCATGGAACTACAGTTCTTCATGGAGGCGCTGTTAGAAGCAGCCGTTGAGCTGGCCCCCATACCAGAACGCCCTGCTGTACGCGCTCTTTATCCCGCGGGTGGTTATTCTGCTGTACCGCTAATATGCTATCAGCGCCAGTAAATCGGGCGGCTCGTGACGTAGATTCGTCCGCCAACGGTAGATTTGCAGCAGTACCAGTATTCGTTAGCCCCCTCCACTGATGACTTATAGACCTATGCGATGAGCCCGATCAGTAAAGAAGATTCCACTGGGCGATTCGCTTTCCAAGCGCTTTACTTCCTGCAGGGTGTGGGTGTCGTAAACCGTTACTCGGTTGCTGTCCCTGGCGGAGATCCAGACGTGCTCACCCCGCGGAGTGAACTCCATGTGCAGTACCGCTTTACCAGGAGACAGAGTTGTCACGATAGCGCGCGTTTCTGTATCGATAACCTGTACTACATCGTTATCAGGGTGTGCAAAACTGACCCAGACCTGATGTTGATCCGGCCGGCTCATTACGAAAATGGGTTGGCCTTGAACTGGTATGCGGCCAGTTAGTGCCCAATCCTCTTTATTGGCGATCAGTATTTCATGTCGGCCTACCGCAGGTAGCCAGGCTTCGTCTCCTGCCATGGCCCAACCTTCCAAATGGGGCATTTTGTAGACGGGCAAACGTTCTTCGCCGCGCCCATAGTCGGTCAATATGTGCTGTACACCAGCTTCGGTGTGCCATAGGTCGAGCAGGGTCAGGCCGTCCTCACCAAATAGACCGGCAATGTAATAGCGTCCGCTTGGGTCGATCAGGGCGTCATAGGGATTTTTCCCAACATCGGTGAAGCGGGTCAGCTCGGGTGTAGCTCCGTTCATATCGACGACATGAATCTCCCCCGCATCGAACAAACTGTATACGAAACGGTTACCGGGAGCGTCGACCAGGCCCACCACTTTAGAGCGTTGCTGGTCACCGTTTTCATCGGTCCAGGTAGCGGGGATATCAGCTACCAATTCAAGATTGTCGCTGCTAAAGAGTTTTACCCCGCCTGGCTCATAGTTGGCCACGGCCACTAGCTGGCCATCCTGAGAAATCGCGCCACCGATGCTATTGCCTGATTGCAAGATGCGCGCCGTGATCTCACCGGTTAACAAGTCGACTTTGCTAAGCCCACCATCACGGCCGAAGACAAAGGCGTAGCGCGCATCACGTGAGAACTTTACGGAGGCGTGTGAAAGATCACCCAATCCTTCCACTTGATCGACAATTTGCTGCTGGCTGGTGTTCGCCAAAGCGAGACTACCAGTGGCGCGCTCTACGATAACGCCGAGATCCCCAGTACCCTGAAGTGACTCGGGCGCTGTCTGACAGCCAGCGAGTAGGAATAGAAAAATTACACCTGCTAAAGGGCTGAATATTGAATTTAAGGTCATGGCAACTCCAGCGTTAACGCTTTAAAGGATTGTTGTGTTGCAGTTGATCTGCTAACCAGCGAGCCTCCTTTTCACTAAGCAATCCCCCCCAGCTGGGCATTGCGGTACCGGGAATGCCCAGCAGGATCAAACTGGCTAGGCCATCACGCGTATAGCGGTTCATGCGCTCTTGGGATAGGGCGGGCCCCAGCCCTCCCTTTAACCTCATGCCATGGCATGAGCCGCAATCCTGGTAGAGCAGTATCTCCAGCTCTTCCTCACGCTCCTGTGCGATATCCGAAGCTGAGCTCTGAAGGCTAACCAGCCCCAAAATACAGAACCAAAGAATGCGAATTAGGAGTGACATGGCGACTCCAGGTGATGAAAACGTGGGGAGAGTGTTGTTCGGCTGGCTGAAGTCTTTATTGACTGAGATCAAGGAAGCAAATCTTACTCAATACCTTAAGGCTTTTATTGAATAGCAATCTCTCTTTGGAGGTAGGCCAAGGGTGAGGGGTGAACACTTTGATGCACATCAATTAGGTGAAGGATAACTAGCTCGATCAGCAAAAGAGGCATGAAAAATATATTTTATTAACCCATGCTTTTTAAAAGCAGCGATACGTCTGGACTTCTCCGGCGAAAATTAAAAAAAGCGAACTACCTGGCAAGGCTGCTTATGTTGACCATGACATAGGTGAAGCAATGAAAAAGAGAAACAGGTATCTGAGACCACTAGCCGTGGCCGTTACAGCAGCTTCAATGGGGTTGGGTTTAGTGCATGCGTTTGAAGATGACCCCGACCAAGAGCAAGAAGCGTCGAGGCTTTATCAAGGCACAGAGTCGTCGGTGGATTCAGCGTCAGCAAATGTAGTGCGATCCCCAGGTGCTCCCGATCTTACAGAAGAAGAGTTCGAACGAGCGAAAGAGATCTACTTCCAACGTTGTGCGGGCTGCCACGGGGTGCTCCGCAGAGGGGCAACTGGCAAACCATTGACGCCGGATATCACCCAAGATCGGGGCCTCGATTATCTCAAGGTGTTTATTAATTACGGCTCGCCAGCCGGTATGCCCAATTGGGGTACTTCGGGAGATTTCTCAGAAGAAGAAGTCGAGCTGATGGCCAAGTACATCATGCATGAACCACCGGTTCCGCCTGAATTTGGTATGCCAGAAATGCAGGAAAGCTGGGAAGTGGTGGTGCCGCCGGAAGAGCGTCCTACTGAGCAGATGAATGACCTGGACCTAGAAAACATATTCTCTGTGACCCTGCGTGATGCGGGTCAGATTGCCTTGATAGACGGGGGCAGTAAAGAAATTGTCGATATCCTAGATACCGGCTATGCGGTGCATATTTCTCGTATCTCTGCGTCGGGCCGGTATCTGTTTGTCATTGGTCGCGATGCCAAAGTGGATATGATTGACATGTGGATGGAAGAACCGGGGATTGTCGCCAGCATCAAGGTAGGGATGGAAGCACGCTCCGTCGAAACCTCGAAATTCGAGGGATATGAGGATCGCTTTGCCATTGCCGGTGCCTACTGGCCGCCCCAGTACGTGATCATGGATGGCGAGACACTGGAGCCATTGAGGATTGTCAGTACACGAGGTATGACCGTGGGTACCCAGGAGTATCATCCTGAGCCACGTGTGGCCGCCATTGTTGCCTCCCACCAACACCCTGAGTTTATTGTCAACGTCAAGGAGACCGGTAAGGTTCAGTTGGTCAATTACGAGAACCTGGATGCCTTGAGCATGGTGGAGATCGATACATCCCGCTTCTTACATGATGGAGGCTGGGAGAGCAGCGGTCGCTACTTTATGACCGCGGCTAACGAATCCAACCAAATTGTAGTCATTGATGCTCAAGATCGGGAGCTTGAGGCTATTGTTGACGTGGGCCAGACCCCACACCCAGGTCGCGGCGCCAATTTTATCGACCCAGAGTTTGGTCCGGTATGGGCGACCAGCCACCTGGGTGATAACACCATCCAACTGATTGGCACCGATCCGGAGGAGTACCCGGAGAATGCCTGGAGGGTCGTACGTACCCTTGAAGGGCAGGGCGGTGGTTCGCTGTTTATCAAAACCCACCCAGAGTCGAGCAATCTCTATGTGGATACGCCACTTAACCCAGGGGAAGAGATTAGCCAGAGTGTCGCAGTCTACGACCTAAACGATCTGGAGGCTGGATACGAGGTTCTGCCTATCGCCGAGTGGGCCGATGTGGGAGAAGGCCCCAAGCGCGTGGTTCAGCCTGAGTTCAATAACGCAGGTGACGAAGTATGGTTCTCTGTATGGAATGCAATGGATCAGGAGTCTGCTCTAGTAATCGTGGACGACACGACCCGTGAGTTGAAGGCGGTAATCAAGGATGAGCGGTTGGTGACGCCGACCGGCAAGTTCAACGTTCTCAATACCCAGAACGACATCTACTGAGCCGTGCAATGCAGCAGTCCGCTGGGCTGCTGCCTTTGCCCGCCAGTAGCACATGATAAAAGTGAGCTCTGCCGATGCATTGTCATTCCCATGATCTCGATTCGCTAGATCGTCGTTTAATCGATTGTTACCAGCGCAACTTGCCGGTTTGTTCTCGGCCATTTTTAGCCATGGCTGCACGCCTCGATACAACCGAAGAACAGGTGATCGTCCGTCTGCAACGGCTGCAAGAGTTGGGTGTTCTGAGCCGTGTCGGGCCCGTTTTCGATCATGCCTTAGCTGGCGCCAGTCTGTTGGCCGCCGTTGCCGTGCCCGAAGATCAACGCGATGCTTTTGCAGAGCTCATTAATCAAGCCCCTGGGGTGAATCATAATTACGCTCGGGAGCACTATTACAACCTGTGGTTTGTGATGACCGCCGCTGAGGAAAAAAGCCTTGTCGAGGCCCTTAAACGTCTGGAGGCCATACTCGATCGGAAAATTCTGCGTCTCCCCATGTTGGAAAGTTTCCACATCGACCTAGCGTTCACGATTCCCTGGACTGAGCTGGAGGAAGCATGATGACCGCTACACCGCTTGCCAGAGTAAATGATTGCCAACAACTCAATGCACCCTGCGCGCATAGTAAGTTGCGGGCGCTTCTCGAGCAGGGTTTGCCGCTAACCCCGCACCCTTGGCAGGTGCTGGCTGAACAGTGTGGACTAGAGGAAGCCGAGGTCATGGGCTGCGTTAAGCGGTGGCGGGAAGAAAAGCTGATCAAGCGTCTGGGGCTGGTGGTGCGCCATCGTCGCCTGGGTATCGACGCCAACGCTATGGTGGTCTGGAACGTTCCTGATGAATTGGTAACGCGCGTAGGGCAGGCGTTGGCCAAAGAAACCATCGTCACGCTGTGCTACCGGCGTCCTCGCCGACTACCCGACTGGCCGTTCAATCTCTTCTGCATGATTCATGGCGTTAAACGCGAGGCGGTTATGGCGCAACTGGAGACGCTCGTTGAGCGCCTTGGTTTGGCTGAAATAGAGCATCAGGTGTTGTTCAGTCAACATGCCTATCGCCAGTGTGGTGGTAGTTATGCCTTAAGGAGAAACGATGAACTTCCTGGAGTTTGATGCCCAAGATCGTGCCATCGTCAACCGCTTGCAAAACGGTTTACCACTCGTGCTTCACCCTTACGCAGCCGTTGCTGAGGAACTCGGTGTTTCAGAGGAGGAGTTGCTTGCACGTCTGACGCGACTTCGTGATAGCGGTGTACTTAGTCGTTTCGGCCCCATGTACCACGCCGAGCGAATGGGCGGTGGCTTGACCCTGGCAGCCCTGGCGGTTCCGGAAGCGGACTATGAGCGTGTTGTGGAGATCCTCAACAATGTTCCCGAAGTCGCTCATAACTATCGCCGCGAACACACGTTAAATATGTGGTTTGTACTGGCGACCGAGTCGTCGGAACGTATCCCTCAGGTAGTAACCGATATAGAAGTAGCGACTGGCCTGCCGGTGTTCAATATGCCCAAAGAGAGGGAATTTTATGTCCGAGTTCATTTGTCCGTCTGACATCAACAAGACGGGTGCCACGAGCCTGGACGAGCGGGATCGGGCCATCGTGCTGGCCACACAGGAAGGCCTGCCGCTGGTTGCCGACCCATGGGCCGCCGTGGGCGAGCAGGTGGGTATGAGCGGTAACGAGGTGCTCTCTCGCATGCAGACCATGCTCGAGCGCGGGGTAATCCGCCGCATTGCCGCAGTGCCCAACCATTACCGCTTGGGTTACGTAGCTAACGGTATGACAGTGTGGGACGTAGCGGATGCCGAGGTCGAGCGGTTGGGTCGAGAAGTTGCAACAATCGAAGGGGTTAGTCATTGCTACCAGCGCCCCCGCCATCGGCCTTATTGGCCGTATAACCTTTTCGCGATGCTACATGGTCGAACCCGTGAAGACGTTGAACGACAAGCTCAGGTGCTTCGCGATTGCCTGGGAGATGCATGTCACGACCATCGTATTCTCTACAGTACGCGCATATTAAAAAAAACCGGATTACGCCTTACCGGTAAAGATGCCCAGACCGTTAGCACTGAGAATGACGCGCGAGGCTGAGCCTTGCGGCACAAGGAGAGCACCATGTTCCGCGTTACTCGATATATCAAGACCCTGTTGAACCCAGGCCCTATTCCCCCGTTGCGCAAGCCCCCAGGTCCCGTGGTGATCTGGAACCTGATTCGCCGCTGTAACCTGACGTGCAAACACTGCTACACCGTCTCTGCCGATATTGACTTCAAAGGCGAGCTGACCACCTCCGAAGCGCATGAGGTGCTCAACGATTTACAGCGCTTCCATGTCCCGGCGTTGATTCTTTCCGGCGGTGAGCCATTAATGCGCCCGGATATATTCGAACTTTCCCGCAGAGCGCGAGAATTGGGTATCTACACCGGTCTTTCAACCAACGGCACATTAATTACCGAAGCCAACATCGATGAGATCGCCAATGTCGGCTACGACTATATCGGCATCAGTATCGATGGCCTGGAAGACACCCACGACACCATTCGTCAACGCAAGGGGGCGTTTCATGAGTCGATGCACGCGGTGAAACTATGCAAGCAGAGGGGCATTAAGGTAGGGCTTCGCTTTACCTTGACCCGGGAAAACTACGAGCAGTTTGGCGATATTCTTACGCTGCTCGATGAGCACGATATCGACAAGTTCTATCTCTCACATCTCAACTACGGTGGACGTGGCAGGCGCCACAGCAAGCAAGACGCCTGGTACCAAATGACCCGCGATACCATGACGCGCTTATTTGATCACTGTCACGGTGAGCTCAAACGTGGAGTAGAGCGCGAATACGTCACCGGCAACAACGACGCCGACGGCCCCTTCTTACTACAGTGGGCCGAGCGGCATTTCCCGGCTCAAGCCGATGCGCTGCATCAACGCCTGGAGAACTGGGGCGGCAACGCCTCTGGTGAACATATTGCCAATATTGACAACCTGGGTACGGTGCATCCCGATACTTTCTGGTGGGATCACGCCCTGGGTAATGTTCGTCAGCGGCGTTTTTCGGACATCTGGCGAGATACCCGCGACCCATTGATGGCGGGTTTTCGTCAGCGCCCCCGCCCGGTGAAAGGCCGCTGCAGCGCCTGTCGATACCTAAATATCTGCAATGGCAATACCCGAGTGCGTGCCTGGAAGGTCAGCGGCGACCCCTGGGAAGAAGATCCCGGTTGTTACCTGACCAACCTGGAAATCGGTGTGGAAGGTAAGTCGTCACGACGCATTGACGCTCCTTTTGCTGCTATTTCTGCCATCGAGCTTTAGCCAAGGTGCTGTTATGACATCCCACCGTGTTTCCTATGATCTGAAAGAGGCACCTCTGGCGCCCGGCGAAGTGGCGATTATCGGTGCTGGGCCTGGCGACCCCGGTCTGCTCTCACTTCGTGCCTTAGCGTTGATTGAACAAGCCGACAGCCTGGTTTTTGACCGATTGGTTTCCAAGGAGGTTTTGGCGCTGTCCAGCCCCGGCGCGCAGCGCTTTTATGTGGGCAAGGCCTCGCGTTGCCATGCCTTGACCCAGGAGCAGACCAACGCCTTGCTAGTGCGTCTGGCGGGTAAGGGAGAGCGGGTCGTGCGGCTGAAGGGGGGCGACCCCTATATTTTTGGCCGTGGCGGCGAGGAGGCGGAAATTATGGTCGAGAATGGGATTCCTTTCCGCGTGGTGCCAGGTATTACCTCGGCTCAAGGGTGCGCAGCCTACGGTGGTTTTCCCCTGACCCATCGTGACTATGCCCAGAGCGTCACTTTCGTCACCGGGCATTGCAAAGGGGACGGTGAGCTGGCCTTGAACTGGCAGGCCCTGGCTGTGCCACATCAAACGTTGGTGTTCTATATGGGATTGGCCAATGCCGTGATGATCAGCGACCAGCTGCAGACCTTCGGTCTACCGGCCAACCATCCGGTCGCCCTAGTAGAGCGGGGAACAACGCCTGAGCAGCGCCAGGTAATCACCTGTCTGGGCGAGTTGGTCAAGACGATTGATGAGCAGGGATTTCGGCCGCCAACGTTAATCGTGGTGGGTGAGGTGGTGCAATTGGCCAAGGTTCTGAACCAGGCGATCCCCGAGGAAGTGTTTTGCGCCAGCGGCGAAACGCTGGAGCTGGCTCAAGAGCGAGTTGCCCTGTGAAAATTATCTCTTTTGTAGCTCGAATAGCCCTTCTCTTGCCGACTTTATCGGTACTGGCGGATGCCCCGAATACCCGCGCGCTCTATCAAACCCATTGCTTAGCATGCCACGGTGAATCTCGCTTGGGCGGTATCGGCCCGGCACTGCTGCCGAGTAATCTCTCGCGGTTGTCGCAAGAGGCCGCGGCTGATGTTATCCGCGATGGACGCTTGGCCAGCCAGATGCAAGGATTTGGCAACATACTCTCCGGCAGCGAAATTACATCTTTGGTGGAGTGGATCTATCGTCCGCCAACGACTCCACCCAACTGGACAGAGGAGGATATCCTGGCCAGCCAGGTCGTGCCGTTCCCAGACGGTAGCCTGCCGGATGAACCACTTTTTGATGCCGACCCGCTCAATCTGTTTATTGTAGTAGAAACCGGAGATCACCATGCCAGTGTGCTCGATGGCGATAGCTTCGAGCGTATCCATCGATTCGAGACCCGCTATGCGCTACACGGCGGGCCCAAGTATACCCCCGACGGCCGTTACGTTTTTTTCGGTTCGCGGGACGGCTGGATCACCAAGTACGATCTGTACAACCTTGAGGTAGTGGCTGAAGTCCGCGCCGGTATCAATATGCGTAATATTGCTGTCTCGGCGGATGGCCGCTATGTCATGGCCGCGAACTATCTACCGCATAGCTTGGTGCTGTTCGACGCCCATAACCTGGATCTAATGCGCGTCTATCCGGTGGCTGACGCCGCTGGCAATAGTTCTCGGGTCAGTGCCGTCTACGCCGCTCCGCCACGCGGCAGTTTCATTGCCGCACTGAAAGACGTCAAAGAAGTATGGGAAATCACTTGGCCACTGCCCACAGAGCCCGTGGTGTCTACCGGTCATATGAGCACACCATTGGTTACACGCCGCTCCCATGACACCCCGAATTTCCGCGTTCGGCGCATTGCGGTGCCGGACTATCTGGACGATTTCTTCTTTGATCTCGATTACCGCCATGTCATCGGCGCCGCCCGGGACGGACAGGGCGGGATGGTGGTTGATCTGGACAGCGGTGAGAAGGTCGCGGATCTGCCCCTGGCCGGGATGCCGCACCTGGGCTCTGGTATCACTTGGGCGTACCAGGGGCGACGAGTCATGGCTATTCCCCATCTTGCCAACGCTGCGGTATCAATCATTGATATGCAGGATTGGTCGGTGATTAAGACGCTTGAAACCGATGGCCCCGGTTTCTTTATGCGCAGCCATGCCGAATCGCCATACGCCTGGGTGGACGTGTTCTTTGGCCCACACCGTGATCGGGTGCATGTTATCGACAAAGCCAGTCTGGAAATTGTTGAAACTCTGACTCCAGAACCGGGAAAAACTGCCGCCCATGTGGAATTTGACCGCTATGGTCATCGCGTGCTGCTGAGTCTTTGGGAAGAGGACGGCGCTGTGATTGTCTACGACAGCGATACGTTAGAAGAACTTCAGCGTATCCCCATGAGCAAGCCGTCGGGCAAGTACAATGTCTGGAACAAAACACATTATGAAGAAGGCACCAGCCATTGAATGGACGATGAAACTGGCCCAACAAGCAGCGAATGTAAGATCAATGGTCTGACTACATATTTGCCTCTTTTCAAAACTTGATCTGAGGCAAGGCTAGTAGGGATATTTTTCTGCTACCATTAAGTTGTAATTTAAATACATCTTAAAAAGAGATGTCTCTGGCTATGAAGCCTGGGGCCTATCAAGACTAGCAAGGGAGTATGGCTTATGGCTGATGGTC is part of the Halomonas alkaliantarctica genome and harbors:
- a CDS encoding Lrp/AsnC family transcriptional regulator, producing the protein MNFLEFDAQDRAIVNRLQNGLPLVLHPYAAVAEELGVSEEELLARLTRLRDSGVLSRFGPMYHAERMGGGLTLAALAVPEADYERVVEILNNVPEVAHNYRREHTLNMWFVLATESSERIPQVVTDIEVATGLPVFNMPKEREFYVRVHLSV
- the nirJ gene encoding heme d1 biosynthesis radical SAM protein NirJ gives rise to the protein MFRVTRYIKTLLNPGPIPPLRKPPGPVVIWNLIRRCNLTCKHCYTVSADIDFKGELTTSEAHEVLNDLQRFHVPALILSGGEPLMRPDIFELSRRARELGIYTGLSTNGTLITEANIDEIANVGYDYIGISIDGLEDTHDTIRQRKGAFHESMHAVKLCKQRGIKVGLRFTLTRENYEQFGDILTLLDEHDIDKFYLSHLNYGGRGRRHSKQDAWYQMTRDTMTRLFDHCHGELKRGVEREYVTGNNDADGPFLLQWAERHFPAQADALHQRLENWGGNASGEHIANIDNLGTVHPDTFWWDHALGNVRQRRFSDIWRDTRDPLMAGFRQRPRPVKGRCSACRYLNICNGNTRVRAWKVSGDPWEEDPGCYLTNLEIGVEGKSSRRIDAPFAAISAIEL
- a CDS encoding AsnC family transcriptional regulator codes for the protein MHCHSHDLDSLDRRLIDCYQRNLPVCSRPFLAMAARLDTTEEQVIVRLQRLQELGVLSRVGPVFDHALAGASLLAAVAVPEDQRDAFAELINQAPGVNHNYAREHYYNLWFVMTAAEEKSLVEALKRLEAILDRKILRLPMLESFHIDLAFTIPWTELEEA
- the cobA gene encoding uroporphyrinogen-III C-methyltransferase, with product MTSHRVSYDLKEAPLAPGEVAIIGAGPGDPGLLSLRALALIEQADSLVFDRLVSKEVLALSSPGAQRFYVGKASRCHALTQEQTNALLVRLAGKGERVVRLKGGDPYIFGRGGEEAEIMVENGIPFRVVPGITSAQGCAAYGGFPLTHRDYAQSVTFVTGHCKGDGELALNWQALAVPHQTLVFYMGLANAVMISDQLQTFGLPANHPVALVERGTTPEQRQVITCLGELVKTIDEQGFRPPTLIVVGEVVQLAKVLNQAIPEEVFCASGETLELAQERVAL
- a CDS encoding nitrite reductase, whose protein sequence is MKIISFVARIALLLPTLSVLADAPNTRALYQTHCLACHGESRLGGIGPALLPSNLSRLSQEAAADVIRDGRLASQMQGFGNILSGSEITSLVEWIYRPPTTPPNWTEEDILASQVVPFPDGSLPDEPLFDADPLNLFIVVETGDHHASVLDGDSFERIHRFETRYALHGGPKYTPDGRYVFFGSRDGWITKYDLYNLEVVAEVRAGINMRNIAVSADGRYVMAANYLPHSLVLFDAHNLDLMRVYPVADAAGNSSRVSAVYAAPPRGSFIAALKDVKEVWEITWPLPTEPVVSTGHMSTPLVTRRSHDTPNFRVRRIAVPDYLDDFFFDLDYRHVIGAARDGQGGMVVDLDSGEKVADLPLAGMPHLGSGITWAYQGRRVMAIPHLANAAVSIIDMQDWSVIKTLETDGPGFFMRSHAESPYAWVDVFFGPHRDRVHVIDKASLEIVETLTPEPGKTAAHVEFDRYGHRVLLSLWEEDGAVIVYDSDTLEELQRIPMSKPSGKYNVWNKTHYEEGTSH
- a CDS encoding c-type cytochrome, whose protein sequence is MSLLIRILWFCILGLVSLQSSASDIAQEREEELEILLYQDCGSCHGMRLKGGLGPALSQERMNRYTRDGLASLILLGIPGTAMPSWGGLLSEKEARWLADQLQHNNPLKR
- a CDS encoding Lrp/AsnC family transcriptional regulator, encoding MSEFICPSDINKTGATSLDERDRAIVLATQEGLPLVADPWAAVGEQVGMSGNEVLSRMQTMLERGVIRRIAAVPNHYRLGYVANGMTVWDVADAEVERLGREVATIEGVSHCYQRPRHRPYWPYNLFAMLHGRTREDVERQAQVLRDCLGDACHDHRILYSTRILKKTGLRLTGKDAQTVSTENDARG
- a CDS encoding AsnC family protein, translating into MMTATPLARVNDCQQLNAPCAHSKLRALLEQGLPLTPHPWQVLAEQCGLEEAEVMGCVKRWREEKLIKRLGLVVRHRRLGIDANAMVVWNVPDELVTRVGQALAKETIVTLCYRRPRRLPDWPFNLFCMIHGVKREAVMAQLETLVERLGLAEIEHQVLFSQHAYRQCGGSYALRRNDELPGV
- a CDS encoding cytochrome D1 domain-containing protein, whose amino-acid sequence is MTLNSIFSPLAGVIFLFLLAGCQTAPESLQGTGDLGVIVERATGSLALANTSQQQIVDQVEGLGDLSHASVKFSRDARYAFVFGRDGGLSKVDLLTGEITARILQSGNSIGGAISQDGQLVAVANYEPGGVKLFSSDNLELVADIPATWTDENGDQQRSKVVGLVDAPGNRFVYSLFDAGEIHVVDMNGATPELTRFTDVGKNPYDALIDPSGRYYIAGLFGEDGLTLLDLWHTEAGVQHILTDYGRGEERLPVYKMPHLEGWAMAGDEAWLPAVGRHEILIANKEDWALTGRIPVQGQPIFVMSRPDQHQVWVSFAHPDNDVVQVIDTETRAIVTTLSPGKAVLHMEFTPRGEHVWISARDSNRVTVYDTHTLQEVKRLESESPSGIFFTDRAHRIGL
- a CDS encoding nitrite reductase, which gives rise to MGLGLVHAFEDDPDQEQEASRLYQGTESSVDSASANVVRSPGAPDLTEEEFERAKEIYFQRCAGCHGVLRRGATGKPLTPDITQDRGLDYLKVFINYGSPAGMPNWGTSGDFSEEEVELMAKYIMHEPPVPPEFGMPEMQESWEVVVPPEERPTEQMNDLDLENIFSVTLRDAGQIALIDGGSKEIVDILDTGYAVHISRISASGRYLFVIGRDAKVDMIDMWMEEPGIVASIKVGMEARSVETSKFEGYEDRFAIAGAYWPPQYVIMDGETLEPLRIVSTRGMTVGTQEYHPEPRVAAIVASHQHPEFIVNVKETGKVQLVNYENLDALSMVEIDTSRFLHDGGWESSGRYFMTAANESNQIVVIDAQDRELEAIVDVGQTPHPGRGANFIDPEFGPVWATSHLGDNTIQLIGTDPEEYPENAWRVVRTLEGQGGGSLFIKTHPESSNLYVDTPLNPGEEISQSVAVYDLNDLEAGYEVLPIAEWADVGEGPKRVVQPEFNNAGDEVWFSVWNAMDQESALVIVDDTTRELKAVIKDERLVTPTGKFNVLNTQNDIY